Proteins from one Legionella taurinensis genomic window:
- the lspF gene encoding GspF family T2SS innner membrane protein variant LspF — MGAYQYQALTKSGGTNKGIIEADSERHARQLLRDQGLIPVQIQTQARQKQTRHSAKISAQDLSLFTRQLATLLAAGIPVEESLRGVSEQTEKDKVRALIIGVRSKVLEGYGLAQSMNEFPQAFPELYRATVAAGEQTGRLDIVLEKLADYTENQQGTRQKVQQALIYPTLMILVSAAIISFLLAFVVPKIIEVFTSSGQSLPAMTKVLINMSDFIKAYGLLLAGAIILAFIGFKRSLKNVKIRMLWHRLLLKLPVSSYLVRSVNVARYIHTFGILFAAGVSVLETMRVSASLVTNLVMRTAFDAATARVREGTAIHQALKDTHFLSPMATHLIASGEKSGQIATMMERAAHHLDNEVQRLIDTALTLLEPLVILLMGAVVLFIVLATLLPIFSMEQLVA, encoded by the coding sequence ATGGGCGCTTATCAATATCAGGCTTTAACCAAATCCGGAGGGACCAATAAAGGCATTATTGAGGCCGATTCGGAACGCCATGCCCGGCAGCTGCTCCGCGATCAGGGCCTTATTCCGGTGCAAATCCAGACGCAGGCCAGGCAGAAACAAACCCGTCATTCAGCCAAAATTTCTGCTCAGGATTTGTCCTTGTTTACCCGCCAGCTGGCCACCCTGCTCGCAGCAGGCATTCCGGTTGAAGAGTCTTTGCGCGGCGTCAGCGAACAAACGGAAAAAGATAAAGTCCGAGCCTTAATCATTGGGGTACGCTCCAAAGTACTCGAAGGTTACGGCCTGGCTCAATCCATGAATGAATTTCCCCAGGCTTTTCCTGAATTGTACCGTGCCACAGTGGCTGCCGGCGAACAAACCGGTCGTCTTGACATTGTTCTTGAGAAGCTTGCGGATTACACCGAAAATCAACAGGGTACCCGTCAAAAAGTACAGCAGGCCCTCATTTATCCGACATTGATGATCCTGGTTTCCGCCGCCATCATCAGCTTTCTATTGGCCTTTGTTGTACCTAAAATCATTGAGGTATTCACTTCAAGCGGTCAATCGCTGCCCGCCATGACAAAAGTATTGATCAACATGAGCGATTTTATTAAAGCGTACGGACTCCTCCTGGCCGGCGCCATAATACTCGCTTTTATCGGGTTTAAAAGAAGCCTTAAAAACGTAAAAATCCGTATGCTCTGGCACCGTCTTTTACTTAAACTCCCGGTCAGCTCTTACCTGGTTCGCTCAGTGAATGTGGCACGCTACATCCACACCTTTGGTATTCTTTTCGCAGCCGGGGTCAGCGTACTCGAAACCATGCGCGTCTCTGCAAGCCTGGTGACCAATCTTGTCATGCGCACCGCCTTTGATGCAGCCACTGCCCGCGTTCGGGAAGGGACTGCCATTCATCAGGCCTTAAAGGACACTCATTTCCTAAGCCCCATGGCCACTCACTTAATCGCCAGCGGCGAAAAAAGCGGCCAGATTGCCACCATGATGGAACGCGCGGCCCACCATCTGGACAATGAAGTGCAACGTCTGATCGACACGGCCCTGACGCTGCTTGAACCCCTGGTTATCCTGCTGATGGGCGCTGTGGTATTATTTATAGTATTGGCAACCCTGTTACCTATTTTTTCCATGGAGCAATTGGTTGCCTGA
- a CDS encoding DUF4124 domain-containing protein codes for MRTFGYLICMILAVGSLHAEIYKWTDSEGNVHFSDQPHQGSEEINLPASQTFTPPAQNNNAPPPDKAQANDAERGYKVLRIAQPIDEATIRNSQGYVPVIVEISPELKSGDKLQILYDGEPLGEPQATTVFALNDVKRGSHTIAVQAVDEEGNVLSTSEMITVFMHRPRVGMVPQTKPKNTAN; via the coding sequence ATGCGAACATTCGGCTATTTAATTTGCATGATTTTGGCTGTGGGATCCTTACATGCCGAGATTTACAAGTGGACAGACAGTGAGGGGAATGTCCATTTCAGTGATCAACCCCATCAGGGGTCTGAAGAAATTAATTTGCCCGCATCGCAGACCTTTACCCCGCCGGCACAAAACAACAATGCTCCGCCTCCTGACAAAGCGCAGGCGAACGATGCTGAAAGAGGGTACAAGGTTCTTCGCATTGCTCAACCGATTGATGAGGCGACCATCCGTAACAGCCAAGGGTATGTTCCCGTGATTGTAGAAATTTCCCCGGAATTAAAGTCCGGTGATAAACTACAGATACTCTATGATGGTGAGCCTTTGGGCGAGCCCCAGGCGACCACGGTCTTCGCCTTGAATGATGTGAAGCGCGGTTCCCATACGATCGCGGTACAGGCCGTGGATGAGGAAGGGAATGTGCTAAGCACCAGTGAAATGATCACCGTCTTCATGCATCGGCCCAGAGTGGGCATGGTGCCGCAAACCAAGCCTAAAAATACCGCCAACTAA
- a CDS encoding beta strand repeat-containing protein, with amino-acid sequence MAIKIGSKAVNVLNGGAGNDFLLCFFGTNTLNGGAGNDSLFGGSGKDTLRGGAGSDRIYAGSGNDTIIHDVVHDQGKFDIYDGGRGIDTLILEVSQSFLARADVQTALNAVTSKALPAGTQFSFGGYVPGWNLTIKGIEKLVIKIKGVPVSPSIAIDDVINTQEDTPFVIPAAQLLANDKGGNAILSVDYTGSGNLTFSNGVITYVPVNNYHGTDTFKYTIANGLGGTSVATVTLHVNSVNDEPIAVDDGFSTSGELVISTNDLLTNDTDADGDSLSITDITGGNGTIELLRDATGAITGVKYIPTSSFSGQTTMTYTLTDGHTDAQGTILINVTSSNNGNSGGGDDNGSGPGNGGNNGSGDDGSAPGGGSNNGNGNDGSATSGSGVNTGNDGSATAGSGVNTGSDGSATAGSGVNTGNDGSATSGSGVNTGNDGSATAGSGVNTGGDGTATAGTAVSTTAGTAVSTGSDGTATAGTAVSTTAGNAVSTGSDGTATAGTAVSTTAGTAVSTGSDGTATAGTAVSTTAGTAVSTGSDGTATAGTAVSTTAGTAVSTGSDGTATVDSGVSIGSVATANTTLTTGNTTTISVSDTASVTTGTLTTSTDAVISQVITGYAVTDETQWQVGSALDSSSNDELGVLGVYTVHDELWAG; translated from the coding sequence ATGGCAATCAAGATTGGCAGCAAAGCTGTCAATGTATTAAATGGTGGCGCAGGAAATGATTTTCTGCTTTGTTTTTTTGGTACAAATACGCTCAATGGTGGTGCGGGAAACGACAGTCTGTTCGGTGGTTCTGGCAAGGATACACTCCGAGGCGGCGCAGGATCCGATCGTATTTATGCAGGATCGGGTAACGACACCATCATTCATGATGTTGTTCATGATCAAGGCAAGTTCGATATCTATGACGGCGGTCGGGGTATTGACACCCTCATTCTTGAGGTTTCTCAAAGTTTTCTGGCACGTGCCGATGTCCAAACTGCGCTCAATGCCGTAACCAGCAAAGCCTTGCCTGCCGGAACCCAATTCTCTTTTGGAGGGTACGTCCCGGGATGGAATTTGACTATCAAGGGCATTGAAAAACTGGTGATAAAAATAAAAGGCGTGCCGGTTTCTCCGAGCATCGCCATCGATGACGTCATCAATACGCAGGAGGATACACCCTTTGTCATTCCGGCAGCGCAATTGTTGGCGAATGACAAAGGGGGTAATGCCATTCTGAGCGTTGATTACACCGGTTCGGGGAATTTAACTTTTAGCAATGGTGTTATTACCTATGTGCCTGTGAATAACTACCACGGAACGGATACGTTCAAATACACTATCGCCAATGGCCTGGGAGGCACGAGTGTTGCTACAGTAACGCTTCACGTCAACTCCGTTAATGATGAACCCATCGCTGTTGATGATGGGTTTTCAACCAGCGGAGAACTTGTTATTTCGACCAATGACCTCTTGACCAATGACACGGATGCGGATGGCGATAGTTTATCGATTACCGATATAACGGGAGGGAATGGCACTATAGAACTTTTGCGGGATGCAACGGGTGCGATTACTGGTGTGAAGTATATCCCAACCTCCTCTTTTAGTGGACAAACAACAATGACCTACACGTTGACGGATGGTCATACTGACGCACAGGGAACAATCCTGATTAACGTGACGTCCTCTAACAATGGCAATTCTGGCGGCGGAGATGACAATGGTTCTGGTCCAGGGAATGGAGGCAACAATGGAAGTGGAGACGATGGTTCAGCTCCCGGCGGTGGAAGTAATAATGGCAATGGAAATGATGGTTCAGCCACATCCGGCAGCGGCGTGAACACCGGGAACGATGGTTCAGCCACAGCCGGTAGCGGTGTGAACACCGGAAGCGATGGTTCAGCCACAGCCGGCAGCGGTGTGAACACTGGGAACGATGGTTCAGCCACATCCGGCAGCGGCGTGAACACCGGGAACGATGGTTCAGCCACAGCCGGTAGCGGTGTGAACACCGGAGGCGATGGTACCGCTACCGCGGGGACTGCCGTGAGCACTACCGCGGGCACTGCTGTGAGCACTGGAAGTGATGGTACCGCTACCGCGGGGACTGCCGTGAGTACTACCGCGGGCAATGCGGTGAGCACTGGAAGTGATGGTACCGCTACCGCGGGGACTGCCGTGAGCACTACCGCGGGCACTGCGGTGAGCACTGGAAGTGATGGTACCGCTACCGCGGGGACTGCCGTGAGCACTACCGCGGGCACTGCGGTGAGCACTGGAAGTGATGGTACCGCTACCGCGGGGACTGCCGTGAGCACTACCGCGGGCACTGCCGTGAGCACTGGAAGTGATGGTACCGCTACAGTCGACAGCGGCGTAAGTATCGGAAGTGTTGCTACCGCGAACACTACACTCACGACAGGTAACACAACAACGATCAGTGTATCTGATACCGCGTCGGTTACCACGGGAACGCTGACAACGAGTACCGATGCAGTTATTTCTCAGGTTATCACAGGCTATGCGGTGACTGATGAGACGCAATGGCAGGTTGGCAGTGCCCTGGATAGCAGCAGCAATGACGAGTTAGGCGTTCTCGGTGTATACACGGTTCATGATGAGTTATGGGCAGGATAG
- a CDS encoding helix-turn-helix transcriptional regulator produces MDESMEQFEQALINAGTVSACDDALRHFLAKRGITTFSFTYYAYNPVAVNQLKYDTCSANFKSWHDHYLAENYNNIDNTLRYTYNNQLPVYWNLQQQLRQATSDSERQMRLDSIAFGAECGLSIPIHGAHNNFAILLLVQMQGQQCGLEQPNRHYEFMVAAQLYYHYLQTHLFEQVSEQQSFKLTQREIQCLLLIARQYSVREMAQALELTERTINFHIQKLNKKLGVKNKYQALSKAMTLQLLPL; encoded by the coding sequence GTGGATGAGTCGATGGAACAATTTGAGCAGGCCTTAATCAATGCCGGCACTGTTTCGGCATGCGATGACGCCTTAAGGCATTTTTTAGCAAAGAGAGGGATCACCACGTTTTCCTTTACTTATTACGCCTACAATCCTGTCGCGGTCAATCAGTTAAAATACGACACGTGCTCCGCCAACTTTAAATCCTGGCATGATCATTACCTCGCAGAAAATTACAACAACATTGACAATACCCTGCGCTATACCTATAACAATCAATTGCCGGTGTATTGGAACTTACAGCAGCAATTGCGGCAGGCCACGTCCGACTCCGAGCGGCAAATGCGTCTTGATTCCATTGCCTTTGGCGCAGAATGCGGCTTGTCCATTCCCATCCACGGTGCCCATAATAATTTTGCCATTTTGCTGCTGGTTCAAATGCAGGGCCAACAGTGTGGTCTTGAGCAACCGAATCGCCACTATGAATTCATGGTGGCCGCCCAACTTTATTACCATTACCTGCAGACGCATTTGTTTGAACAGGTCAGCGAGCAACAAAGTTTTAAACTCACGCAACGCGAAATTCAGTGCCTGCTGTTAATCGCCCGTCAATACTCTGTACGGGAAATGGCTCAGGCCCTGGAATTAACCGAAAGAACAATCAATTTTCATATTCAGAAACTGAATAAGAAGCTTGGCGTTAAAAACAAATACCAGGCTTTGTCCAAAGCCATGACCCTGCAGTTGTTGCCCCTTTAA
- the gspH gene encoding type II secretion system minor pseudopilin GspH, which yields MRNKRGFTLIEILVVIVITGIILSVTLLAFGDFGAGRKAVVSAEHFASYVKLVQHRAILEVNTLGININRNGYETFRFEQGLRWQPMPKNSLFHWQAFPKHVVVSLKAAIRNRDNRPDIVINPSGDMSPFELVFGTAETPRLVVLTGEHNGELQLTNSDS from the coding sequence ATGCGCAATAAACGCGGGTTTACGCTCATTGAAATCCTGGTTGTCATTGTCATTACCGGCATTATCTTAAGCGTAACACTGCTTGCCTTTGGCGATTTTGGCGCGGGCCGCAAAGCGGTTGTCAGCGCCGAGCATTTTGCGTCCTACGTGAAACTTGTCCAGCATCGGGCCATTCTTGAGGTGAACACCTTAGGCATTAATATCAACCGCAACGGCTATGAGACGTTTCGTTTTGAGCAGGGCCTTCGCTGGCAGCCGATGCCCAAAAACAGCCTGTTTCACTGGCAGGCCTTCCCCAAGCATGTCGTTGTGAGCCTGAAAGCGGCCATCCGTAACCGGGATAACCGCCCCGACATTGTTATTAATCCCTCAGGCGACATGTCGCCTTTCGAACTCGTTTTTGGTACGGCAGAAACGCCGAGGCTGGTGGTGCTGACTGGCGAACACAATGGCGAACTTCAATTGACAAACAGCGACTCATGA
- the glnA gene encoding type I glutamate--ammonia ligase, translating into MGDNLILKAIKEHDAKFIDLRFTDTRGKEQHITLPVSAIDDDFIENGKMFDGSSIKGWQKIHQSDLALMPDLDTILPDPFYQDSTLIVRCNVVDPQTMLGYDRDPRSLAMRAEKYLISTRIADVAYIGPEPEFFLFDDVRWETSMSGSFYKIDSSEAQWNSGKVFEGGNIGHRPSIKGGYFPVPPVDSSQDIRSAICLTLEALGIPVEAHHHEVATGNQCEVATRFDTVTRKADQLQVLKYVIHNVAHNYGKTATFMPKPLVGDNGSGMHCHMSLAKDGVNLFAGEQYAGLSETALFFIGGIIKHARALNAFTNPSTNSYKRLVPGFEAPVLLAYSARNRSAAIRIPHVNNPKGRRIEVRFPDPTANPYLAFSAMVMAGIDGIQKKIHPGQPMDKDLYDLPPEELVDIPTVCGSLEQAVDYLRQDHEFLLQGDVFSRDFINSYIQLREAEISQVRSLVHPFEFELYYSL; encoded by the coding sequence ATGGGCGATAATTTGATTTTAAAGGCAATAAAAGAACATGATGCTAAATTTATTGACCTTCGTTTCACGGACACGCGAGGCAAAGAACAACACATTACGCTTCCAGTATCGGCCATTGATGATGATTTCATAGAGAATGGCAAGATGTTTGATGGTTCCTCCATCAAGGGTTGGCAAAAAATACATCAATCCGATCTGGCGCTGATGCCTGATTTGGACACCATACTTCCCGATCCGTTTTATCAGGACAGCACCCTTATCGTCCGTTGCAATGTTGTTGATCCACAGACCATGTTGGGGTATGACCGTGATCCCCGCTCGCTGGCGATGCGTGCTGAAAAATATTTAATTTCGACCCGTATTGCGGATGTCGCTTACATCGGGCCTGAGCCTGAATTTTTCCTTTTTGATGATGTTCGATGGGAAACGTCCATGAGCGGTTCATTCTATAAGATTGACTCTTCCGAAGCCCAATGGAATTCCGGCAAGGTGTTTGAAGGCGGCAACATCGGTCATCGTCCAAGCATCAAAGGGGGCTATTTCCCAGTCCCTCCGGTGGATTCTTCACAGGATATCCGCTCAGCCATTTGCTTAACGCTTGAAGCCCTGGGCATTCCGGTTGAAGCGCATCATCATGAAGTCGCGACCGGCAACCAATGTGAAGTGGCGACGCGGTTTGACACGGTTACCCGTAAAGCCGATCAATTGCAGGTTTTGAAATACGTCATTCACAATGTGGCACATAATTACGGTAAGACGGCCACCTTTATGCCCAAGCCTCTAGTGGGTGATAACGGCAGCGGCATGCACTGCCACATGTCCCTCGCCAAAGACGGTGTTAACCTTTTTGCGGGTGAGCAGTATGCGGGCTTATCTGAAACGGCGCTGTTTTTTATTGGGGGAATTATTAAACATGCCCGCGCCTTGAATGCGTTCACCAACCCATCAACCAACAGCTACAAACGTCTGGTTCCTGGTTTTGAGGCTCCCGTGCTGTTGGCTTACTCCGCTCGTAACCGATCTGCGGCCATCCGTATTCCCCATGTGAATAATCCCAAGGGACGCCGTATCGAAGTCCGTTTCCCCGATCCGACAGCCAATCCCTACCTGGCTTTCTCGGCAATGGTCATGGCCGGCATTGATGGTATTCAGAAAAAAATTCACCCGGGTCAACCCATGGACAAGGATTTGTATGATTTACCGCCCGAAGAGCTGGTGGATATTCCTACCGTATGCGGTTCATTAGAGCAAGCCGTCGACTACCTCCGCCAGGATCACGAGTTTCTGCTGCAGGGGGATGTGTTCAGTCGTGATTTTATCAATAGCTACATTCAATTGCGGGAAGCCGAAATTTCACAGGTAAGAAGCTTGGTTCATCCGTTTGAATTCGAGCTTTATTACAGTTTATAA
- the lspG gene encoding GspG family T2SS major pseudopilin variant LspG, producing the protein MRNQKGFSLIEIMVVVVILGILASIIVPKIISRPDEARVVKAKQDVLAIQNALDLYKLDNGVYPTTDQGLQALVEKPTSNPAPRDWKQYLKSVPKDPWGREYLYLNPGEHGDVDVFTLGAEGQPGGTGINAEIGNWDAQ; encoded by the coding sequence ATGCGTAATCAGAAGGGTTTTTCTCTGATAGAAATTATGGTGGTCGTCGTCATCCTGGGTATCCTTGCTTCAATTATCGTACCTAAAATTATCAGCCGGCCCGATGAAGCCCGGGTGGTAAAAGCCAAACAGGATGTGTTAGCCATACAAAATGCACTGGATCTCTACAAACTGGATAACGGCGTATACCCAACGACGGATCAAGGCCTGCAGGCACTGGTTGAGAAACCCACCAGTAACCCGGCACCCCGCGATTGGAAACAGTATTTGAAATCCGTGCCCAAGGATCCCTGGGGTCGCGAATACCTTTACTTAAATCCCGGTGAACACGGGGATGTGGATGTCTTTACCCTGGGCGCTGAAGGTCAACCGGGCGGAACCGGCATCAATGCGGAAATAGGTAACTGGGATGCGCAATAA
- a CDS encoding HdeD family acid-resistance protein: MTNRDNLSVNVRQELHRNWGWLLALGILFVLLGVIGLGMVVGLTLASVLLIGVLLIVGGVIQVVDSFKCRGWKAFIWHLLIALFYILAGGLMIYDPVLASVVITAMIAWLLIIIGIARCIMAFSIRESTGWYWLLLAGIAALILGILILVQWPMSGFWVIGLFIAIEMLINGWSYIFLALAMRRI; encoded by the coding sequence ATGACAAATCGAGATAATCTGTCTGTTAACGTTCGTCAGGAGCTTCACCGCAATTGGGGTTGGTTACTTGCGCTGGGTATTTTATTTGTTCTGCTTGGGGTCATTGGCCTTGGAATGGTTGTTGGTCTCACCTTAGCCAGTGTGCTTCTCATAGGCGTTTTATTGATTGTCGGCGGTGTCATTCAAGTCGTCGATTCCTTCAAATGCCGGGGCTGGAAAGCCTTCATATGGCACCTTCTGATTGCGCTCTTTTATATTCTTGCCGGCGGCCTCATGATTTATGATCCCGTCCTTGCCTCTGTGGTGATTACGGCCATGATTGCCTGGTTGCTTATCATTATTGGTATAGCGCGTTGCATTATGGCCTTTTCTATACGAGAGTCCACAGGCTGGTATTGGTTGTTATTGGCAGGAATTGCCGCCTTAATTTTAGGGATTCTGATTTTGGTGCAATGGCCAATGAGCGGTTTTTGGGTGATTGGTTTATTTATTGCGATTGAAATGTTAATTAACGGTTGGTCTTATATTTTCCTGGCCTTAGCCATGCGCAGGATTTAG
- the htpG gene encoding molecular chaperone HtpG — protein sequence MAQKQQTMGFQTEVKQMLHLVVHSLYSNKEIFLRELISNSSDALDKLRFLALSNSALYENDSDLRITVEHNEKLKTITIKDNGIGMSWDEAVENLGTIAKSGTKEFLSHMTGDNAKDSHLIGQFGVGFYSAFIVADKVTVKSRRAGLSAEEGIVWESKGDGEFTIAQEKRNERGTEITLNLKDEESEFLSDWRIRSIISKYSDHICWPISMKKMADEEGKESSDFETVNKATALWTQQKSEISDEDYKALYKHISHDYQDPLTWSHNHVEGKQDYISLLYIPSHAPFDLWQQEMKHGLKLYVKRVFILDDAAQFLPRYLRFVKGIIDASDLPLNVSREILQDNKQVEAIKSASTKRVLSMLEKLSTQDPESYQKFWNEFGLVMKEGPVEDFANRETIAKLLRFTSTHRDSEKQDVTLMDYVSRMKEGQDKIYYITASSYNAAKHSPHLEIFKKKGIEVLLLSDRIDEWLVGYLSEFEGKKLQSISKGKIDLDQEESPEVKEKEESLAPMLKHIKEVLGERVKDVALTHRLTDSPACVVADDQDMGLEMQRILQAAGQQVPMTKPIFEINPEHALVKRLHSLNDDEQFAEWVIVLFEQAVLAEGGQLDNPADFVSRVNKLLVTA from the coding sequence ATGGCGCAAAAGCAACAAACAATGGGATTTCAAACCGAAGTCAAACAAATGCTGCATTTGGTTGTGCATTCGCTCTATAGCAACAAAGAGATTTTCTTAAGGGAGTTGATCTCCAACAGTTCGGATGCGCTCGATAAACTTCGTTTTCTTGCCTTGTCCAATTCCGCGCTCTATGAAAATGATTCGGATTTACGCATTACCGTTGAACACAACGAAAAATTGAAAACCATCACCATTAAAGACAATGGCATCGGCATGAGCTGGGATGAGGCTGTTGAGAATCTCGGAACCATTGCCAAATCAGGAACGAAAGAATTTTTAAGCCACATGACCGGTGATAACGCCAAGGATTCACATTTAATTGGTCAGTTTGGCGTTGGATTTTATTCCGCCTTTATTGTAGCGGATAAAGTGACTGTCAAAAGCCGCCGTGCCGGCTTAAGTGCTGAGGAAGGGATTGTCTGGGAGTCAAAAGGCGACGGGGAATTTACTATTGCTCAGGAAAAACGCAACGAACGCGGCACTGAAATTACGCTTAATCTTAAAGACGAAGAAAGCGAATTCCTGAGTGACTGGCGGATTCGCAGCATCATCAGCAAATACTCTGATCACATTTGCTGGCCCATTTCAATGAAAAAGATGGCGGATGAAGAGGGTAAGGAAAGCAGCGACTTTGAAACGGTGAACAAGGCGACCGCGTTATGGACTCAGCAAAAATCAGAAATCAGCGACGAGGATTATAAAGCCTTATACAAACACATTTCCCATGATTATCAGGACCCATTAACCTGGTCCCATAACCATGTGGAGGGTAAGCAGGATTACATCAGTCTGTTGTACATTCCATCGCATGCCCCCTTTGATCTCTGGCAGCAGGAGATGAAGCATGGTTTAAAATTGTACGTCAAACGCGTTTTTATTCTCGATGACGCAGCCCAGTTTTTACCGCGTTACCTGCGATTTGTAAAAGGTATTATTGATGCCAGTGATTTGCCTTTGAACGTTTCGCGAGAAATTCTGCAGGACAATAAACAGGTGGAAGCCATTAAGTCAGCTTCAACCAAGCGCGTATTGTCCATGCTTGAGAAATTAAGTACACAGGATCCGGAAAGCTATCAGAAGTTCTGGAATGAATTCGGACTGGTGATGAAAGAAGGACCGGTGGAAGATTTTGCCAACCGTGAAACCATTGCCAAACTGTTGCGCTTTACATCCACGCACCGCGATTCTGAAAAACAGGACGTCACCTTAATGGATTATGTGTCACGGATGAAGGAAGGGCAGGATAAAATCTATTACATTACTGCCTCAAGTTATAATGCAGCCAAACATAGCCCGCACCTTGAAATTTTTAAGAAAAAAGGCATTGAAGTGCTGCTGTTGAGCGATCGAATTGATGAGTGGCTGGTTGGTTATTTAAGCGAGTTTGAGGGTAAAAAACTGCAATCCATCAGCAAGGGTAAAATTGATCTTGATCAAGAAGAATCACCGGAAGTTAAAGAAAAAGAAGAGTCGTTAGCGCCGATGCTCAAGCACATCAAAGAGGTCCTGGGTGAGCGGGTTAAAGACGTGGCCCTGACCCACCGTCTCACGGATTCACCAGCCTGCGTTGTGGCAGATGATCAGGACATGGGATTGGAAATGCAGCGAATACTTCAGGCTGCAGGCCAACAGGTGCCCATGACCAAGCCAATTTTTGAAATTAACCCTGAGCACGCTCTGGTTAAACGCCTGCACAGCCTCAATGATGATGAGCAGTTCGCAGAATGGGTTATTGTACTTTTCGAGCAGGCCGTTCTTGCCGAAGGCGGGCAACTGGATAATCCGGCCGATTTCGTAAGCCGTGTGAACAAATTATTGGTCACGGCCTAA
- the lspI gene encoding GspI family T2SS minor pseudopilin variant LspI codes for MMNKPISRGFTLVEVLLALAVVAIALTALLKATSQDVANTQRIKEKTISHWIAMHGVAMVQLGLLTVPPNQEITQVTSLLGQRWYWRVKLSPTALGKAVQQMTISVSKNQAGPFTDPLLAFKYQP; via the coding sequence ATGATGAACAAACCGATTAGCAGGGGATTTACTCTGGTCGAGGTGCTGCTGGCGCTCGCGGTTGTTGCGATTGCCCTGACGGCGCTGCTTAAAGCGACTTCCCAGGATGTCGCCAATACGCAGCGCATTAAAGAAAAAACCATAAGCCACTGGATTGCCATGCATGGCGTTGCCATGGTCCAGCTTGGACTTTTAACGGTACCGCCCAACCAGGAAATAACACAGGTCACAAGCCTCCTTGGGCAGCGCTGGTATTGGCGGGTTAAACTTTCCCCGACTGCCCTTGGTAAAGCCGTTCAGCAAATGACCATCAGTGTCAGTAAAAACCAGGCGGGGCCGTTTACCGATCCCCTGCTCGCCTTTAAGTACCAGCCATGA
- a CDS encoding helix-turn-helix domain-containing protein — MNVIDTQATTQSVKQEQGLQDLVYNLVSRFLAENKSKNIDDLYDMILSEVEPPLLQAVMEKRRGNQLQAAKMLGISRGTIRKKLQRYFGTKYFRLTDE; from the coding sequence ATGAATGTCATTGATACACAAGCGACTACTCAAAGTGTTAAACAAGAGCAAGGCTTGCAGGATTTGGTTTACAATTTAGTCTCACGTTTTCTTGCAGAAAATAAAAGCAAAAACATTGATGATCTTTATGACATGATTCTCTCTGAAGTTGAACCCCCTCTTTTACAAGCTGTCATGGAGAAACGCCGTGGCAATCAACTGCAAGCCGCCAAAATGCTGGGCATCAGTCGTGGCACAATCAGAAAAAAATTACAGCGTTATTTTGGTACAAAATATTTTCGCTTAACAGACGAATAA